One Helianthus annuus cultivar XRQ/B chromosome 12, HanXRQr2.0-SUNRISE, whole genome shotgun sequence genomic region harbors:
- the LOC110892674 gene encoding uncharacterized protein LOC110892674, translated as MDRHEWGIIGGDCLVLSCCCQCLILQILVFVLLKLPIKVWRKIKVCMKRKFRRTRKAALEHCAAAVMGGQQRRSPCRVAAEGSTLEGSNGCMEEVEKVLGEMCEKDEFSFGSFWRGDDDNCLEDDFRICFVNQQLGFHDHDGKYHLTQVFGPLLMQLI; from the coding sequence ATGGATCGACACGAATGGGGCATAATCGGTGGAGATTGTCTCGTGTTATCGTGTTGCTGCCAATGTTTGATTTTACAGATTCTCGTGTTTGTGTTGCTCAAGCTCCCTATCAAAGTTTGGAGAAAAATAAAGGTATGTATGAAAAGGAAGTTTAGAAGGACAAGAAAGGCGGCTCTAGAGCATTGTGCCGCCGCGGTTATGGGTGGGCAGCAACGGCGGTCGCCATGTAGGGTGGCGGCGGAGGGTTCTACGTTGGAAGGATCTAATGGTTGTATGGAGGAAGTTGAGAAGGTGTTGGGAGAAATGTGTGAAAAGGATGAGTTTTCATTTGGGAGTTTTTGGAGGGGAGATGATGATAATTGTTTAGAGGATGATTTTAGAATATGTTTTGTAAACCAACAACTTGGATTTCATGATCATGATGGAAAGTATCATTTGACTCAAGTATTTGGTCCTCTTCTAATGCAGTTAATTTAA